Within the Halichoerus grypus chromosome 2, mHalGry1.hap1.1, whole genome shotgun sequence genome, the region ACATGAATGAAAGTGGAAGGAAAGGGAACCCTAAAGAGTGTATGCAGCCCCCACCACCTAGCTCCCGGTTCCTCAGGAGGGCCCCTCCAGAGAGCCCGCGCAGCAAGGAGGGAGCGTCCAGGCTGGCAGAAATCCCAGCCtaggggcgcccggggggctcagccggttgggcgtctgccttcgcctttgaccccggggtcctgggattgagccctgtgttgggctccctctccctctgcctacttgtgctctgtcaaataaataaatgaaatcctaagAAAACAGAAGTCCCCAGGCTGGTGAGAAAGCAGGCTTGGAGcacagccacccccccccccgccccccggcaaTGGGGACACCGCAGGAAAGCGTTATCGGAGACTCCTTGCTCCACGGGTACCTGACATCAACACAGCCAGGGGGTCAACACAGGTGAGCGGAGGACAGGGACAGGAGAGTGCACAGGGagaccctggggcacctggaggaGTTGTGAGGATAAACGCTCCGATGTCTGGGGTGGAAGGGCTCCAGGAGAGGACACAGGGGAGCAGGAGGACTATGAGCAAGTGTGGGCTTTTGTTACTGAGAAGGGGCCCTGATGATGGGAAGAGCGCtgctggggagctggggtggcTTCCCTGCCCCGTCACGGGGGTCCTCCTGTCTGGCAGGTACTTCTCTGGAGGTTGCAACGTGGAGCAGGGACTTTGGCTGACGACTCCTGCTGAGCCACAGGCCCCAGGGAGGCCCCTGGCCCCCAGGAGGGGTGAAGGGCTGACCCAAGGCTGTCCAGTGCTGCCAGTAGGAGGCCAGTGGGGTTCGgccagtgggtgggggtggggtggggggtaggggtgcTGGTTTGCAGGGACCTAAGCTCTGTTCAGATGGCAGCTCCCCCAAAGCTCGGTCAGAGCAAGTGTGTGTGGGATCGCTCTCAGCGGGATCCAGGATCCGGGAGGGGGAAGCGAGGGActcggcgggggtgggggggcacccaGACTGCCGGGAGGAGGGTGGTGGGCTCTGGCAGGCAGCAGGATGGCCTGCATCCACGAGTGGCCTCTGCACTTGAGCTCCTCTCACGCCTGCAGGGGTCTGAACAAAGGTCCTGGGAGCGGAGGGGTGTGCAGGGGGTGAGGGCCAGGGCCTGCCCAGCCATTTCCTTCCCATCCCTGGCCCGGCTtcctcccaggagcccctccaggGCAGGCGGAGCTTCCTCCCACTGAGGTGGGGCTGCCAGGCAGGCCCCCCCAGAATGCTCAGCTCACCAAATCTGCAAGGGACCCTGCCCTGGGAACCTCGGGGCACCGCTAGGTTCTCCGGCAGAACCTAGCATCTGAGGCAGCCTCTTGCCCTTCCTAAGCACGCCCAGCACTGGGTAGCCCCTCATCCACACGTGAGCGCCTACAAGCACCCCAAGGTCAGCTTGGGCCTGAACTTCAAGAGctcagagcccagggcctgacctGGCCATGGGACTCCCCCAAGGTCTCCCTCTGTTGGCTCTACGGGTATCCCCTGTCCCGCCCCAGGCCCCTGGACCGCCACCCTGGGGGCCTCAGTTGGGCTCCACCGGGACcacctggcccagagcagaggcAGCCCAGTCCTCCAACCCCAGGCGTGGAGGGCACCCTGCCACTGCCATCTACCCCGCGCGGCTCCCGAGCACACCGGTCTCCCGCTCGGTGGACGGGGGCTgcccccaggctccccactgcctcccctctccagccccctcctgctccacactcagcctgTGGGTTCTGCCCCAGGGAGCCCCCACCCTCACAGGGTCCACGTACAGACCCCGGCACTCGCACGTGTGCACAATGCACCCCCCCACCCTCgctcacacacacaaacccccTCCCACCACACGGGTGCTCAGCAGGGGCAGGATGAACCGGGGAGGTTGGCTGGGCCGGCAAACCGCTCCCCCCTGCAGTCCCTCTGCGTCCAGTGAGGGTGCTCGTCCCGCAGGGGCCAGGTCTGGGGAGGGCGTCGCAGCGGTTCCTGGGGCTGCCGTGGCAGGAAGCCCGGGAGCCCTGGCGTGGGGAGGGCTGGGACCTGCGAGAGCACCCTACCACCACCCGCAGGGGCCTCCACCCCTCCCAAAGTGCCGCCACCCTGCCCAGACCCCACGCCAGTCTGGCACCGTGCCCGGGGCCGCCTGCCCGCCCACTCACTCACATCTGTGGCACACTGGGGGCTGCTCCTGGACAACAGGGGTCTGGTCTGCTCCCGGTGACCCCTGGGGCCCAGACCTGAGGACCTGCGGTCTAGCAGGCGCCCCCGAGGACTTACGGGAAGGAGCCCCAGGCCGGCTCAGGAGCGCTGCGCTGGGCACGCAGGTGTACCCACCCCGGCGTGTCTGCCACGTGTGCGGGGTaggcctccccagcctcccacgGGGCCGGAACCGTCTGAGGCCCAGCCTCTGGACACACTGCAGCTGGCTGGCCGGACCGGCACGGCTGAGGAGCCCCAGCTGCTGGGGAAGGTCCCCGGTGCACCCCCTTCCCTTCCCGCTCACCAGCTGGCCTGAGCAGCCCTGGGGCCCCAGCTCCCCCACCACGCCATTTTGTCCCCTGAGAACGGAGGGTGGTCCAGCCAGGCACAGTACCTGGTGTCCCCCGAGTGCGTCTCCTGAGCCCGAGACCCTGGGCCCACAGACAGGGTGCGTGACGTCTGTCCCCACACTGCTGCCCACGCCTGGCCCCCTGGGCAGCGCCCTACCTTTTCCAGGCCAGGAAATGGGAGTCCCTGAGCCCTTCCACCTGCCAGCCGGATGGACACTGGCCCTCGCAGGGTGTGTGCCTGGCCGAGTCCTGGGCCTGACCCAGGGCCACCTCTCACCACCAAGCACAATGTGGGGGGAGGGCCTTCAAGGGCTCCATTGTTCCCCCCAAGGCCTGGGGTCTGAATTCCCGATTGTCCCTGGGGCTGGACAGGGCCCAGAGAGGAAGGGGGCCTCCCCTACGCGCCCCCCTCCCTCCGCACATCAGTCTGGCCCCGCCTCACCTGCCTTctggcctgggggcggggggatgtcCAGGAGCCCTCTGCCGGCTGATGTGGCCGGCCTGCGTCCAGGCCAGGCTCCCACCTACCCTCGTCGTGCATCTGAGCTCTGGGGCAGCACCCAGCCTGCCTACTTCTGCCTGGGTCCCACCACAGGAGCATGGCCCGGGCACGGACCAGAGCTAAGGGACAGCCCCTCTCTGACCCTCCAGTGTCCTCTCTGGAGCACGGGGACCGGACCGGGCTCAGGGGACCACGCACAAGACAGAGGACAGCACTCGGCACAATGCAGGGGCTTGGCCTCCCTCCCGGTCAGCAGTGGCTGTCCCTGAGCCAGCACGGCCCAGGGTAGGGACgagcaggaagggagggggctCCAGCAGGAGGAGCTCCGGGTCCTTCTCCCCATACAAGGCCTCATGGCACCTCCACGAGCCAGTGGGAGAGGCAGCTGTTGTCCAGCAGGCTCATCCACGCCGACCGGGGCCCCAGCCCAGCTGCAGGCCAAGGGTCTCCCTGGTGTGAAGACGGGGCAAAGGGAGCCCCAGCAAGTAGAGCCCAGGGAGTCTGGCGGGCCGCCAGGAGCGGGGATCCACTGTGGAGGTGTGCACGGCCCCTGTCCCCAACGCCCTGCCCAGAACGGACGCCATGGGCTCATGGACACTGCTGCCCAGCAGTTCTTTATTACACCCTGGCCCAGCTCCCACGACAGGAGTAAGGGGAGGCCAGGGTCCTCTGGCTGCGGCAGTCTGGGCGCTAGCCGAGGCGAGCGCAGTCCCCACCAGGGAGCACGCAGCTGGTGGTCCTGCTCAGGAGCAGCTGGTCCGCTGAGCCTTCTTGATTTCCTGCCGTGGACAGAGAAGGAGGGTCTCACCCAGTGTGGGCTGACGGCCACGCGCCCTGCCCAGCCCCCGGTCCCGTGTGCAACACAGGGCTGAGTCCCGCCCCCTGCGGAGCCCACCTCGGCCAGAGCCTCCTCCAGGGCCCGATAGGCCACGTCCAGATTGTCGTTGACGATGACCAGGTCAAACAGGCCCTGCTccttgcctggggtggggggacagggtcAGTGCAGGCTCTGGGGGTCCTCCACGGGGACCCTGCTGCTGGGGGACCCGTGCTGGCTGAGGAGACGGGGGGACACCCAGCGGCCAGGGCCCACACTCACTGCTCTCCAGGTCAGCCCGAGCGGCCGCCAGCCGCTTGGCCAGGCTCTCCTCTGTCTCCGTGTTCCGCTGCCTCAGCCGCTGCTCCTGAAACACGCAGGAGGGTCAGCGTCCCTGGGGTCGCCCACGTCCTGCCCCAGAGCACCCCCGACGTCCAGTGAGGGCGGCTgcacccctgccctggcccccccTCCCGACGTCCAGTGAGATCGgctgcacccctgccccagggcGCCCCCGACGTCCAACGAGGGCGGCTGCAGCCCTGCCCCAGCGCCCCCCCCGACGTCCAACGAGGGCGGCTgcacccctgccctggcccccccTCCCGACGTCCAACGAGAGCGgctgcacccctgccccagcccccctcccgATGTCCAGTGAGGGCGGCTGtacccctgccccggcccccccCCACGTCCAGCGAGGGTGgctgcacccctgccccagggcGCCCCCCTACCCGACATCCAGCGAGGGTGGCTGcacccctgccccggcccccccTCCCGACGTCCAGCGAGGGTGGCTGCACCCCTGCCCCGGTCCCCCCCCCACGTCCAGCGAGGGCGGCTGCAGCCCTGCCCCGGCCCCCCAGCTTCAGCCCGGCGCCCCCACCAGCACGTCCAGCGAGGGCGGCTGCACGAAGACGTAGATGGGCCGCAGGTCCGTCTTCTTGATGTTCCGCACGCCCTGCAGGTCCACGTCCAGCACGCAGATGCGGTTCATGGCCTGCACGGCCCGCACAGCGGCTTTGCTGGGGGACGGAGGGGCAGGAGCCACTCAGTGGGCTGCCTGGGCCCAGCAGACCCCAAGGCCTCGACGGGCCTCCGCAGGACCACCGCTGCCCACGCCCTGGGCTCCTGCCGCCCCCACTGGCCTGCGCTGGGCGTGGGCCTGGCCACAGCGTCCACAGGGACGTACCCGGACCCCAGCTTCTCGTCCCCCTTTCTGCAGCATCTGCGTGCTGGGCCCTCTGTTGGGCCGAGGGTGGCTGTGGTTAGTGGCACGAGGGCCCTGGCAGTCACTGCGCCTGCCCAAGAGCCCCAGTGACCCCTCTGGGGCCCCCCCTCCCGCCCAGCTGCACCCAGGGCCTGGGGTGCAGCAAGACAGGTCTCGTGGGGTCGCTGCTTCACCCTCGCCAGGCGGCTCACGGACAGGCTGCTCAGAGGCATGCCTGGGCCCGCCTGCCCACGACCCTGCTCGGGGCCTGCCAGCCAGGCAGGAAGAGCGGGCAGACCCTGTGGACCCGCCCAGGGGCTGCAGGAAGGCAGGCTGCAGTACAGCCTGTGCGCCTAGGGGACCCGGATTCCCCGAGTCCTCTCTGCACCGTCCCCAGGGACCTGCGGTGCCCACAGAGGCCTGGCCAGGGGCACACAGGTGGCCGGGAGGAGGCAGCCCGGAGGGCCCCAACTGCTGCCCCGTCTCGACCCCTGACGTGGTGGGCACCTTAGAGAACCCACACAAGACGCCCTGCCTGGGTCTAGCCAAAGGGGGAGCccgtgggagggagggcaggtgccCAGGGTGGCCCACCTAGTCCCATACAGGTTCCCCGAGAACTCGGCGTGCTCGATGAAGTCGCCCGCGGCGATGTCCCGCTGCATCACCTCCCGGGTCACGAAGTAGTAATCTGCAAGGACGGCTATCTGAGGCCTGCCCACGGCCCAAGCCCCAGGGCGCTCGGGGACCGAGCGTGGCCAGAGTCCGCTTCCCCATGGACCTGTCAGACCACCGAGCAGAGAACCCACGTACGGCACTTTCTCACATCATCCCTGTCGTGAGAGCTGGAAAACCacaggcttcctgggggaggctACGGGGGCTGATCCCGTGGACACTACAGAGTAAGCCTGGGGTCAACCACACACGCTCGCGTGGGTCAGGAGAGATGCCCCACGGCGACCTCACTCCGTCTCCACCCGAGCGCCAGCACGCTGCCCACCCTATAGACGGGCACCCAGACGCCGAGGCCCAGCTCACCTTTGCCATTCTCTTCTCCAGGCCGTGGGTCCCTCGTGGTGTCTAGGAACAAGTGCCTAGCATCGACCTGGGACACCCggacccccacaccccacccacgCCTCCCCCGCGGGCCAGGCTCTGCCCATGTGTGGGGCACTGCAGGTCAGGGTCAGCGGCGTGGGGACcgtcccctgtgtgtgtgtggggggggggctaaAGGTCAGGTTCAGTGGCGTGGGGACCGTCccccgtgtgtgtgtgggtgtgtggggggggctaAAGGTCAGGTTCAGTGGCGTGGGGACCGtcccccgtgtgtgtgtgtgtggggggggctaAAGGTCAGGGTCAGCGGCGTGGGGACCGTccccggtgtgtgtgtgtgtgggggggctaaAGGTCAGGGTCAGCGGCGTGGGGACCGTCccccgtgtgtgtgtgggtgtgtgtggggggctaAAGGTCAGGTTCAGTGGCATGAGGACCGTCCCCCgtgtctgtgtgggtgtgtgtgtgtgggggggggataAAGGTCAGGGTCAGCGGCGTGGGGACCGtcccccgtgtgtgtgtgtgggggggctaaAGGTCAGGGTCAGCAGCGTGGGGACCGtcccccgtgtgtgtgtgtgtgtgggggggctaaAGGTCAGGTTCAGTGGCGTGGGGACCGTCCCCgtgtctgtgtgggtgtgtgtgtggggggggctaAAGGTCAGGGTCAGCAGCGTGGGGACCGtcccccgtgtgtgtgtgtggggggggggctaaAGGTCAGGGTCAGCGGCATGGGGACCGTCccccgtgtgtgtgtgggtgtgtgtggggcgCTGCAGGTCAGGGTCAGCGCATGGGGACCCTCCCCCGTctgtgtgggtgtgggggggctGCAGGTCAGGGTCAGTGGCGTGGAGACCCTCCCCCATCTGTGTGGGTCAGCAGGGGCCTGGCCCCACCCCTGCATGGCTGAAACCCCCCGCCACACCCCCACCGCAGCCTGGGCCTCACGGGACACGCTGAAGCCGAAGACGCTGCCGTGCTCCTGCAAGAGTCTCTTCAGCAGGGTGCTCTTCCCGGCCCCTGATGGTCCACTCAGGACCACCGGCCTCGGTCCTGACATCCCTGTGGGCGAGGGAGACAGACGTCAGCGAGGCCGTGCCGGGGCGCAGCCAGGAGCCCTGGACTAGAACCCACTCCGGCCGCACCGTGTGGCTCCCGGCTGTCCAGCCCTGGACTGCAGCTCCTGGCTCCACGCGGGGCCCCAGGCTGATCTCACAACGGCGCCGGGACGTGGGGCTGACCCCACGGGACCACAGCACGCTCA harbors:
- the GUK1 gene encoding guanylate kinase isoform X4, with product MLRRPLAGLAAAALGRVPSDGLPSPHVGADEGLALPTGMSGPRPVVLSGPSGAGKSTLLKRLLQEHGSVFGFSVSHTTRDPRPGEENGKDYYFVTREVMQRDIAAGDFIEHAEFSGNLYGTSKAAVRAVQAMNRICVLDVDLQGVRNIKKTDLRPIYVFVQPPSLDVLEQRLRQRNTETEESLAKRLAAARADLESSKEQGLFDLVIVNDNLDVAYRALEEALAEEIKKAQRTSCS
- the GUK1 gene encoding guanylate kinase isoform X3 — translated: MLRRPLAGLAAAALGRVPSDGDASCLRSFQGVYGWRGGLRIAVLEPDYRAGLHRGLGSRWPQAGTQGSPGESAGPPGAPRWSPAGPAPGGSSCGWPHTVPGMSGPRPVVLSGPSGAGKSTLLKRLLQEHGSVFGFSVSHTTRDPRPGEENGKDYYFVTREVMQRDIAAGDFIEHAEFSGNLYGTSKAAVRAVQAMNRICVLDVDLQGVRNIKKTDLRPIYVFVQPPSLDVLEQRLRQRNTETEESLAKRLAAARADLESSKEQGLFDLVIVNDNLDVAYRALEEALAEEIKKAQRTSCS
- the GUK1 gene encoding guanylate kinase isoform X5, whose amino-acid sequence is MLRRPLAGLAAAALGRVPSDGMSGPRPVVLSGPSGAGKSTLLKRLLQEHGSVFGFSVSHTTRDPRPGEENGKDYYFVTREVMQRDIAAGDFIEHAEFSGNLYGTSKAAVRAVQAMNRICVLDVDLQGVRNIKKTDLRPIYVFVQPPSLDVLEQRLRQRNTETEESLAKRLAAARADLESSKEQGLFDLVIVNDNLDVAYRALEEALAEEIKKAQRTSCS
- the GUK1 gene encoding guanylate kinase isoform X6 codes for the protein MSGPRPVVLSGPSGAGKSTLLKRLLQEHGSVFGFSVSHTTRDPRPGEENGKDYYFVTREVMQRDIAAGDFIEHAEFSGNLYGTSKAAVRAVQAMNRICVLDVDLQGVRNIKKTDLRPIYVFVQPPSLDVLEQRLRQRNTETEESLAKRLAAARADLESSKEQGLFDLVIVNDNLDVAYRALEEALAEEIKKAQRTSCS
- the GUK1 gene encoding guanylate kinase isoform X1 produces the protein MLRRPLAGLAAAALGRVPSDGLPSPHVGADEGLALPTGDASCLRSFQGVYGWRGGLRIAVLEPDYRAGLHRGLGSRWPQAGTQGSPGESAGPPGAPRWSPAGPAPGGSSCGWPHTVPGMSGPRPVVLSGPSGAGKSTLLKRLLQEHGSVFGFSVSHTTRDPRPGEENGKDYYFVTREVMQRDIAAGDFIEHAEFSGNLYGTSKAAVRAVQAMNRICVLDVDLQGVRNIKKTDLRPIYVFVQPPSLDVLEQRLRQRNTETEESLAKRLAAARADLESSKEQGLFDLVIVNDNLDVAYRALEEALAEEIKKAQRTSCS
- the GUK1 gene encoding guanylate kinase isoform X2, encoding MLRRPLAGLAAAALGRVPSDGLPSPHVGADEGLALPTGDASCLRSFQGVYGWRGGLRIAVLEPDYRAGLHRGLGSRWPQAGTQGSPGESAGPPGAPRWSPAGPAPGGSSCGWPHTVPGMSGPRPVVLSGPSGAGKSTLLKRLLQEHGSVFGFSVSHTTRDPRPGEENGKDYYFVTREVMQRDIAAGDFIEHAEFSGNLYGTSKAAVRAVQAMNRICVLDVDLQGVRNIKKTDLRPIYVFVQPPSLDVLEQRLRQRNTETEESLAKRLAAARADLESRNQEGSADQLLLSRTTSCVLPGGDCARLG